One Physeter macrocephalus isolate SW-GA chromosome 7, ASM283717v5, whole genome shotgun sequence genomic window, ttcaagttcttttgcattttctttatatttagcactttaatacatttaaagtttaTCTGAATGAAATTTAAGGATGTATTTTTCCCCCTAACACTTGGCCAATTAGTAAATCACAGCCTATTAAATAACCTGGTATATTTCTCTATGCCTATTGAAGgtacaataaatttaaaactcagaCTTCTCAAGTAGGAGTAAAAATCAGTACATTAGCCTTGGGGGAAAATttgataatatatgtgaaattagCCAATTATGTGCATATTAACTGAGACTTTataattctataaatttattaaaagaaatagtcACAGATCTGTTTTACGACTCTCATCACAGCattaattgtaaagaaaaaatgaaaatgcaaaaatgtcaaaaattatgACAAATGAATAAAGTTATATGATGGTATTTTCACTCATCATAAAGTACATTGAAGAAGAATGTTTGATGAGAGAAAAATCCTGAGCATGTAGTTTGGGGCAAAATTTAGCATAGATGATATACATTAATTCCAGTCAATTACATGTcacagaaaaagactgaaaaaaagtaCGTACATATTTAATCAGTGATTATCTTAGATAgttggatttttatttgtttgtttgcttccctATCTACTTACTTATGAATCCTTTTTCTAGTTTGTACTTTCCACACTTGCTTATCTCCTCTAACGAATTTAAGATAATTGGAGGCAAGGACTTTTTATTAAACATACATCGCAAATCTGGTTTGTGACAGATTCTCAATACTGCTCGTTAAATGTTGTAAATGAAATAAGACCATAATTTCAGTTTGTGGCAGCAGCAGAACATACCAAGAATGTTCAAGAAAATAAGCAGATAGAGGGATAATGGAGATTCAAGTCATAAAGAGGTCTAGCAACAGTTGGTTTGGATTCAGCCTTAGAGATTAGGGATCAGggacagaatttctttccttgggAGAAATAGTAGGTAGAAACAGGAACTCAGCCTTGCAATATCTGTACAATAACTTGGGGAAATTATATAGGAACTTTGAGGTTCAAATATCCTGCACTTCCAGAATTGGGATATATGGGTTGAAACCGCAATTTCCTAAAACTGAAGCAAACCAAGGCAAAATAACATTAATAAGCTAGTCATTGTTGAGGTAACTCATGCCACCATCAACAAAAATaggctggtttaaaaaaatatattgttaatcAGATTAGCTATTTCTATCTTAAATTATGTTGCAGTGTGTCTGGCATGAAGTCATAGTGCTTTCAGTAGTtgatttttcaattcttttaaatgaataGGAGGATATGAATCTTGTCACTATGGTGAAGCTCTAGCACTGCTCAAAGGATAAAGTGCTTGGATTGTAAatgatttgtgtttctttgtacATATACCATAGCTTGATATAAAGCATACTCTGAGAGAACCTAATTACTACTTTTTTCTAACTTAATACTAAACAACGAATCTTCCACTCCGTAATGTGGTTTCTGAATGGTTCTCTTCACCAAAAGGAAAGAACTCAAATAGGTTGCCACCCTGAGTTCTTACGTCAAGTTTAGTTTTCATTATTAGTTAATATGTTGGCCAATATCTGATTAAGTACAGTCtcttattcatttaattattctgAATCATCCCCACAAAACCTGCTTGTCCCTATTTGAGTTGATAtaatttaatttctgaaatttccAAACTGAGTACCAAGGCCTAATTTCTCCTGTGGGAATGAGCTAGTTTATATCTCTGTTATAGCCTAGTAATTTAGGTTACTTCGGGTTTTGGTCACAACCTTGATTTAGCTTTGGTTTAGTGACAAAACAGTGAGGTAATGAGATTAGTAATTGGGATTGATCACATCAGAGTAGCAAAGCTAACTCAACACTGAGCCAGGCATTTATTGGGATATTGTTTCTCTCAGCTGTCTTCGATTATTGATATCAGGCAGGAAGAGATTTTGAAAATCTGTGATTTTTAAGAAGGTGAACTTCAACCAGAGCTTTTGTTTACCTTATGCATCTTTACTAAAGGCCTTTTGACGTTGAGAATACATGGTGAGACAGTGGGAATTATTCACTTTTAAGCCTCTTGTGGGTATGTAAACTGATAGAACCTCCATGCAGGACAATGTGGCATAATTCAAAATTACAACTGAATATCTCTTTTAGCCCAGTCATTCTCCATCCCCCAAATTATCTTATAGGTACATATGCATATAAGGTAAGGTTACTCATTTCAGCTCTGTTTGTAATAACAAAAGAGGGGGAATGCAACACTGGTTAGCTTTATTATCATatagccataaaatgaaatacgatgtggccatataaaagaatgagggATCTCATTACATACAAATACATGGTAATTTGAAAAGGCAAGTTGAAGAACAGTATTATAACATGTTATCCTATatgtatagagaaaaaaaatgaccctctgtgtgtgtgtggatagatatagatatatagatgtgtgtgtttctattatatacatatacatttatagaaGGTTATGCAATAAATTGGTAAGACCAGTGGGCTCTGGATGGCTGAAGACTAGGAGTGGAAGAGAAATCTTTTCCTGGAAAAAGATGTTACACCTTTTGAATTTTGGACCACGAGAATGTGTTATCTAGTCAGAAGTAAatttgtgtataatatatataatacatattttacatacatatataatatacattatatatatgataaaaagagaataagtaaatacattcttttttaaaaaatttattttatttggttgcaccgggtcttagttgcggcaggcgggctccttagttgcagctcgccagctccttagttgcagcacatgggctccatagttgtggcaggcgggctcctttagttgcagctcatgggctccttagttgcggcttgcaggctccttagttgtggcatgcaaactcttagttgtggcatgcacatgAAGCGCCAAATTCAAAAAGTATGTGAGTCTCCCAAAGTTTAGaaagtaatttaataaattattttactacCACATAAATATTGCTAAATTCTCAGTCTGAGATAGAATAATATCCTGGCTGTCTACTTCTGTCAGCCAATTCAAATTTTAGATTCTACAACTTGCAACTTCCCAACCAGAGAGCTTATTCCTATATCAGAAAGGATGCTTAAATCTTAGGCATACtgttttttgaaaatcatttgttcATGTAGAGCTGAGTTATCAATATGTCAAATACATCCTTAggactcagtttctttctctccatttcttgtATTGGCTCTGCATTGGACTTGTTTCTAGGGATGTCCCATCTACTTGGTGGCCTCTGTCAGTTTAAATAGAAATACATTCTTGATCTTAGCAGCACTGGCTGAATGAAAGTATCTCCTTCTCAAATTTCCAACACAGTTCTCAGATTTGACCTTCCCTTAAATAATTTGGATTTTGTGCTCTTTGTATCCAATAAGAATGGTTGTAGTGCTGACCCAGTAGCCTCAAAATAAGCATGGACATATAACCAAGGACTACCTTTTATTGaatggctgaataaataaatgaattttcataGAAAATTGGCATgtctaataaaaggaaaatattttcaagaaaagtgGCCCATTAAAACTACAGAAATCTAAATTAGCCTACGTACTTTATCAGTAATAACACCATTGATTATTAAAACAGCAAAGTACTATAACATGTGGTAcacatttttttacttaattttagaaCTACAAGAATATGTGCTCAAATTAGAGTTAACACATTTAGGTGACCATTTAATGTTATTAGACCTAAAGAATTACTTTATATCATACTTTTTACCCTAAtagcttaaaaattaaaatatttcactttcagtCAAATATGTTTATGTACTCAATAGATTTGAGCCAAATTGATCATGTTTCACTTCAAGAAATCcctataaataaattttgattccATAGGACAGATCCATTAATTATGCTTCTAGGGGAGGTATAGTTAATGAATTTGCACTGTAGAATGATGGCATTCGTGCAAAACAATTTAACATCAGCCTTTCGATGAGATCTTCATAGAAGATTAAAGATTATTTGCTGGAGGAGTTATGCATCCCAATAAAATGGTCtgttgcaatttatttttatgaaagttgGAACAGCCCTGATGAAAGCTTAGAATATGGGTATAATGACTGTTATGTATTATAATCCTGAAAAGCCTGGTTGGATTGCtaatgaagaatatttttaaataaactttttatttcaaaatagtttcagaggggtgggatagggagggtgggagggagaagcaagagggaggagatatggggatatatgtatatgtatagctgattctctttgttacacagcagaaactaacacaccattgtgaagcatttatactccactaaagatgttaaaaaaaaagaaaagctgcagaGATGGTACAGAGAACTCTCATATACCCTTCATCCAGTTTCCTGTATTGTTACCATCCTCCCTCAGCAGAGTACATTCATCACAACTTAGAACCAATATttatacattactattaactaaactcagTGATTTATTCAGATGTCACCAGTTTTCCTTAATGGGACTTTTTGCTATTTGAGGATTTTATCCAAGatgccacattacatttagtcatcatgccTCCGTAGCAGCATAATCTGTAACAGTTCTCAGTCTTTTCTTGTCCTTGGTGACCTTTACTGTGGTCAGATTTTTGCAGCATGTCTCTCAATTTGAGTTTGTTCAGTGTTTTTCTCGTGATTAGACTGATGTCAttggttttggggaggaagatcacagaggtaaagtacTCCTCTCATCACATTGTATCATGCTATCGATATGCTCTCTATAGGacgttaaccttgatcacttggttgaGGTAGTGTTTGCcatgtttctccactgtaaagttacctTTCCCCCTTTTCATACTCTACTCTTTTTGGAAGTAAGCCACTAAGCACAGCCTGGGGCTGAGGGTGTGACGTTAAGTTCCATCTCTTGAAGAGGgagagtatctacataaattatttggaatatttCTGTACGAGAGATTAGTCTGTTCTCcccaattgtttatttattcagtcacttatttatttatgtatgaattcatgatttttgttttatgctttgattatactccaatactatgttatttattttgttgctcaaattgttccagctttggcaaTTGGGAGCTCTCTAACGTTGGCTCTTTTGTCTCTTTGGCACaccccttccttttattttttgagcacttttgagcactttcttactttctggcacaagcTATTCATTCCTTGCCTCATCCCAGGAATCACCTATTtgtccaaggagccctggttcctttatCAGAAGAAATCAAGACCTAGGCACTGGGCATTAATATAGAatagtttatttaataaaattaatacatttttcccCAGAATCAGAGGGAAAATACAATATGGCTTACCTaactacgggagaggccacaacagtgagagtcccgcatacagcaaaaaaaaaacaaaaacaaaaaactccctaatttatgaattaatgaaaaatatttttaaactgaattttaatttttttctttttcagtttacaTGTGTTTATGAgacagcaattttaaaaagacaacaaaacgGCTGCATGGATCCTAGACAGATATGTAAATAAACTCACTCACTCCAGATATTATAAGAACAAGCCTGAAATTCTTGAGAGCAAGGGTTAGAATGGAAATAAGAAACTGAATGGTAGCAATGCGAGCAGGCAGTACTGCATTCAACATTCTTTCCTAAAAGGctagaggagggaagaaaaaacacaattCTGACAGTTCTGTTCCCATTTCAGCATCTCAGAACTTCATCCAAAGCAGGGAAAGCTAATCCAGAAACCCCCTGCTCATTAGCGTTGCAGAGTATTTCAGGAATTGACAGGGTTCCTCCTCTGGGGGAACGGGCAGGCGGGGCAGAAGCCTGCTCTCACAAGGAGGCTGCTTTACTAAGGAGGGGGTCTGGGAGGCAGCCAAGTCAGCAAGCGAGAGCCCTCTGAGATTCTGGCTTCCAGGTCGGTGATGCTGCTGGGGAACCGAGGGGGGAGTCGGTGATGCTGCTGGGGAACCGAGGGGGGACCCGGCCCCTCTCCTTTGGGTTCTGTGGGTTAAAAATGCAACAGCATGCATTCACAGCACTTCagtcatttgaaaaacaaaacctccCCCAACTCTCCCCTGCCCAGctgcaggaaaaaagaaactcattaagcatttatttctaggtttctGCAGTGCTATTAAAGTTCAGTCAAACGGAAAACCTAACAGCCAGCCCCCAATTGTTAGGATGATCTCAAGAGACCCTGAACTGGATATTGCAAGTTGATATAAACTGAAATGAGCTGGACTTAAGCTGCTGGCTCAATCTCTCCACACCAACAGTCGCTGCTTTGTTCCACCTGGAGTGGTCCCATGCCACCCCCTTGAAGAGAGCTCTGGGCAGCAGCTGGGTGGTGGTTTTTTGGGGAGCTACCGGTTTTGCCATTTGCTTCCAGAATCACATAGACTATAACAAACTTTACATTAAACACTGTTTAGTCCTGAGTTGGGCGAAAGCCTGTGGAGGAGGGGCCGAGTTCCTTAGGACTCTTCCCTCCTTGGTGTGGTGTCATACGTGGCCTTCGGCTTTCTCCTCTAACATCGACTGacttgctgtttctttttcattggtGACCCCTCCTACAGTCTTCTTGCCCATTGCTTTCCTGGCCTCTTCCTTTGCGTCCTGCTCTGCACACTTCTTGAACATGTTGGCATATATCCTGCGGTCCCGCTGATTGCGCTCCTTAGCCTTTTTCCGGCACGTGGAGATCTGCAGTCTCGCGGCCTTATTCTGGGGGTTTACTTCCAGCACTTTCTCAAAGTCGCCCTTGGCTGACTCAAACTCATTCGTGAGCAGCTGGGCTTCACCCCTCCTGTACAGGCCCTTCTCATTGGCACTGTCCAGTCCAAGGGCCTTGTCACAGCATTCCACGGCTTTGGTGTATTCTCTAAGCTTCAGGTAGCACATGGCCAGGTTCAGGAAGGCAGCGAGCAGAAATGATTCAGAAGCTTACAAACTTTACATTAAACACTGTTTAGTCCTGAGTTGGGCGAAAGCCTGTGGAGGAGGGGCCGAGTTCCTTAGGACTCTTCCCTCCTTGGTGTGGTGTCATACATGGCCTTCggctttctcttcttccatcGACTGacttgctgtttctttttcattggtGACCCCTCCTACAGTCTTCTTGCCCATTGCTTTCCTGGCCTCTTCCTTTGCGTCCTGCTCTGCACACTTCTTGAACATGTTGGCATATATCCTGCGGTCCCGCTGATTGCGCTCCTTAGCCTTTTTCCGGCACGTGGAGATCTGCAGTCTCGCGGCCTTATTCTGGGGGTTTACTTCCAGCACTTTCTCAAAGTCGCCCTTGGCTGACTCAAACTCATTCGTGAGCAGCTGGGCTTCACCCCTCCTGTACAGGCCCTTCTCATTGGCACTGTCCAGTCCAAGGGCCTTGTCACAGCATTCCACGGCTTTGGTGTATTCTCTAAGCTTCAGGTAGCACATGGCCAGGTTCAGGAAGGCAGCGAGCAGAAATGATTCAGAAGCTTTCGATTCCTTTTCTGACAAGCCATATTCCATCTCTAACCAGGACACTATCTTCCCATACTGAATCACCGCCTGCATGTACTTGCCTCCCTTGAAGTACACAGTTCCCTTCTCTTTGACAATGGCAGCCTGCTCCAATTTTTCTTTGGTATCCATCTCCCAGGATTCTTTGGCCTTTTCGAAGCTCTTAAATGTAACTTCATATATAAGCTCAGCATTAGGTTCAATGCCAAATTTAGGCTTCCCCGCCTCTCCAAAACCATATCGTGGTCCAAGATACAAAATACATTGTTCCTCACGCTGCATTTTCTCCAGGGCTTTGTCAATTCCGATTGGAATGTCGTGGTCTTCTCCTTCGCCAACTATGAACCCCACATCTCTGCAATCAAACATCCTTCCACCACAACGGCCTTCCAGGTGGATTTCTACTGTCTCTCCTTCGTTTGGGTTTGAATACCCTTCTCCTTTCCGTTTGATTCTTCGGAGAATACCTCCATCTTCAAATAAATCCTCTCCTTTGAAATCAAGAAGCTCAATCTCAAAAAAGAGAGTTGCATTCGAGGGAATTTTGGGGAGACTGCCAGCCGAGCCATATGCATATTCTGGTTTGCACAGTAAATGACAGATCTCTCCTTTCTTCATGGTAGCCACCCCAATGTCCCATGCCTTGATAACTTGGCCTTTGCCAAGACTAAAGACAAATGGTTCGTTTCGATCGTGACTGGAATCAAACTTCTTTCCATTTGACAATTTTCCTTTGTAATGGACATAAACTTTGTCTCCAATCATCAGGGTTTCCTCACTATTTCCCACTCTTTTGACAATCTTTAATCCTCCTCTATCTTTTTTGCAGGTAATAGCCTCTCCCTGTTCAGCAACAGCTGCTGCGGGGCTTTCTCCATTGTTCTTGGCAGCTTCATCAGTAGTCATTGTCTTTTATAAGTAGACAACCATAAAATGCACGGATCTTAAGTATTCAGCTGGGTAAATGTGAACAGATGTATACACCAACAGTTGGTGAATCGGGAAGTTCCTCGTACTGGTCTTTCAACTGTTCTGTCGCCGCGGTTGTTGTCTGCTCTGTCCCTCTCCGCGTAGCCCGTGAGCCGCTGGCCCCTCAGCCCGCCCAGCAGGCCGCCCGCGCGCCGGACGCCGCCGCCCGAgagctgaattttaattttaatttttatgttattatacAAATGGCTGATTGCAAATTTTATACACAAGGCATCGACAGTATCAAGTGATAGATCAAttgagagttctttatttttctatgtaaaaagaaagaatagtatGTTTCTCAAAGCTATTACAGTGAGTTCATATTTGCATTTATCAATAATAGATATAATAGTAGAAGCTGAGAGAAGATGTAACATTCAAGTTTCAACATTcttttctgattcagtaagtatTTTGTGTCCCTTATTCTTTAATTTCCCTATTTCTTTGGTGACAGTATATTGAGTGCCAGAGCCCTCAAATGTATACTTTGGCCATGGACAGTTGAGCAGTGACAGTTTTGAGTGTGATTACACTTTCTAACCAAACATtttaagcattatttataataatagatACTATGCCATTTTCCCAAATTGTGGTCTAAAATTTAACCTGGGAAAATTGttatgaatataacaaaaatatttccttccataCACATTATTTATTGGGAAAAGACCACCTGTTGTGATTCACTAGTACTTACTGTTcactttcctgattttttttttaataagctcaactttgttttttctcagcAATAACTTCTAGTAATTCTGACATCAGTGTTGATAAAGTACTAGGTTGGTAGTCAGAGTTGGTACCAGGATACTTGAGACTGAGGATTTCACTGAGGTCATTTATCTGCCATTTCCAGCCTCTTGACAAGTTGCCCctaattattcatatattttttatgagCCATCTCCTGGGAGCCAAGAAAAGGTCTATTCAGCTTCCTGCCATTGTTTTCCTCTAGTCTGGTgtcattttcatttacatttgttaATACTTATTCTTCACCAACATTGTGTGGCAGCTCTTAGTACGCCAGAGGCATGGTGTTGGCAAAACCTCTCTATGTGCTTAAAtaatttctgttccattgagaAATTTAAGAAAGAGGGGAATATTCCTATCTcgttttttagaattttattttaaaaagctcgTTTTATTTCCACTTGTGCCTCTTTTTCCTCAGAGTCAAAGATGAGTCAACAGCAGGAGATGATAGATACACTGCTCTTCTTGGCATTACTCTTCTCCTTCGCACTTAAAGCTTATATCTCTCCTGCTGTCCATCTGTCCAGGAAGTTCCATAATCACCCACTCTGAAGAGAGTcttctatattaattttaaattgtcaaTCCTTTAGCGAAGACTTTCTCCCCTTCCACAGCACACCCACAAGCAGATAATATATTTCAGTGTTTAGGTGTGTTGTAATTAAAGTATGGTTAAGGCACTAGTAACTGTTAGATTCCCATCTAAGGTGTGAGATTGGCTAAAGTGTCTGAGGTTACTTgataaaatacaaactaatctCTGTGAAAATCTGTGTACTAGAATGTGTACAGTATAAATATTAAGTTAATATTGTTTCATTAAACACCAAGtaattgcaaaaatattttcaaagaatagaaTCCTAACTCTGTTGTGTTTTGGGCCATCATATGTTGATCTGAAAGGAtggtagaagaaaacatacatgaAAATCTTTGTGAACTTGAAGTAGGACAGGATTTCTTAGGAAAAACACCAGAAGAGTATaagccataaaaaacaaacaaacaaaatggcaaATAAGATGGAAAGCGTTGGTTCTTTCgtagacactgttaagaaaatgaagaggcaAGCCCAAACtgggtgaaaatatttataataaatatatatgacaaaggaTTTGTATTCAAACAAGCcggtgaaagagaaaaataggcaaaatatttgaacagacatttcacaaaacaAGATATACTTACTAATGGTCAgtaggcacaagaaaagatgcttggcATCATTTGTCATCCTTGGAAATGAAAGTTAAAACCGCAATGAGCTACCACTACAGACCCatggaatggctaaaattaaaaaaaaaccaaaaaactagggcttccctggtggcgcagtggttgagagtccgcctgccgatgcaggggacgtgggtttgtgcgccggtccgggaagatcccacatgccgcggagcggctaggcccgtgagccatggccgctgagcctgtgcgtctggagcctgtgctccacaaagggagaggccacagcagtgagaagcccgcgtaccgcaaaaaacaaaacaaaactaaactaaatacCAGTGTTTATGAGATACAATGCAAACGAAAGTACAAACTATtgcattttggaaaacatttgtcagtttcttataaagctaacATAATACCAGATATAAATTTACCGTAGGAAACAAGTAATTTCACCagtaggtatttatccaagagaaacgaaaacatacatccacataaAGATATATACAAAAGCACTCAGAATGGCTGTATTCCCAAtacccccaaactggaaacaatgcaaattCTAGCAGCAGGTGATTGGCTAAATGAATTGTGGCCTCTGCTAAATACTACACAACATTTAAAAGGATGGACTCCTGAAACATGCAACAATATGATATGAtgaatttcagaataattttgctgagtgaaaggagCTGGGCCTAAAGAAATTCATATTAATAGatttccattcatatgaaattctAGGGAAGGAAAAACTAACCTATAGCATATAGCTTATCAGTGTTGCCTGGGACCATGGattgggtgggtgggaggtgctTGCATGCAAAGGAACGAGAGGGAACATTTGAGGTAATGagaatgttctatatttttattttggtggtaGTTATACATGTGAGTACATCTGTCAAATCTCATCTGgct contains:
- the LOC102994891 gene encoding peptidyl-prolyl cis-trans isomerase FKBP5-like, which produces MTTDEAAKNNGESPAAAVAEQGEAITCKKDRGGLKIVKRVGNSEETLMIGDKVYVHYKGKLSNGKKFDSSHDRNEPFVFSLGKGQVIKAWDIGVATMKKGEICHLLCKPEYAYGSAGSLPKIPSNATLFFEIELLDFKGEDLFEDGGILRRIKRKGEGYSNPNEGETVEIHLEGRCGGRMFDCRDVGFIVGEGEDHDIPIGIDKALEKMQREEQCILYLGPRYGFGEAGKPKFGIEPNAELIYEVTFKSFEKAKESWEMDTKEKLEQAAIVKEKGTVYFKGGKYMQAVIQYGKIVSWLEMEYGLSEKESKASESFLLAAFLNLAMCYLKLREYTKAVECCDKALGLDSANEKGLYRRGEAQLLTNEFESAKGDFEKVLEVNPQNKAARLQISTCRKKAKERNQRDRRIYANMFKKCAEQDAKEEARKAMGKKTVGGVTNEKETASQSMEEEKAEGHV